Below is a genomic region from Dioscorea cayenensis subsp. rotundata cultivar TDr96_F1 chromosome 14, TDr96_F1_v2_PseudoChromosome.rev07_lg8_w22 25.fasta, whole genome shotgun sequence.
TCTTTGTAATAGATAAAGGTACATGATTTCTCCACCAATATATGAAAGAAGATACTAAGATTCGGCATCAGGCAACCAAACAACATTACAAGTTTGAAAGACTATTTATTTGGATTATTGCACAATAAAATGTAGTTGTGAACTGAGTGCAACTTGCATCTATTTGAGTTCGGCTTAAGCTGAAGTCAAATGCAAAAATCAGTACAAGTCAGGCTTAGTTATCATGCAAACAATCTAGTAGCAAGAAAAGTACTGTTTGAATTCTAGTTCTCATGCAATATGCCCAAAGTTAGTGTACAAGCAAAGTCATTCAATTTTTGTCCAAGATGAGAGGTTGAATGGGACTAGAATGTCCAAACAAGCATTACTTGATTATAAATtccaagaacaccaaacaatccataaattccaagaacaccaaacaatcCAGTGCACACTTGTATTTCAATTGTTTTCTCTTCCTGgtttaacaaattatttaatcCAAAACAGAAGTAAATATATTCTAacatttcagtttttttaacaatgaagTCACAGATCAATCAATCTAACACAGACGCGACATTGAAGTTAATGAACTATCTCATAACAGATAGGCTTGGCTTTATAAATTATTGTGgaaccaaaataattaaatgagtCAATATTTTATGGACTATAAATTTCCCTGAACCCAGTATAAACCAGTGCGTTTCTAGATCAACAATCCtgagaaaaaaatccaaacaatcTAAGAAGCAATACCCAATCACTGCAAACCATATGCAAGAGTTCACCTAAATATCAATCATTAATTTTCCTTCCTTGTGTGTGGTTTAACTTTTCCATTATTTTCTCTTCCTCACAAAACAAATCCTCCAATAAACAATGATCTTCAAGCATTACATTTtgcaatcaaataaaataacaagttcaTTCCAAAATATTGCATCTAATTACTTAGCTCCAAGATCATGCAGAGAAATCCTTGACATATACCATGAAACCAATTCACATGAATCACatctcattgaaaaaaaaaaaaccaattccaAACTAAAATTAGAAGATTTAAGCATCCaaaaagaaattctcaccttatcatccAAGCTGACCTTCAGAGGAACGCCCCTGCTTCTCTGCTTCATCCTATACAGCCTCCTGCCAACCATCACAACTCCAACAATCGCTGCAGCGATAGTCACCGACCAAACTGGCCTCATCTTCAAAACATAGAACTTCAACAATTCAACTGGCAACTTCCACCAAACCTCATGCTTCTTCTCACCATTCCCAACATTTATTATTTCCTTGATTTCACCCTCAACTCTCGATTCCTCGCTTTTCACCTCACTCCCTTCAACCCCATCCAATACCTGACAACTTTCCCCAATTCCCTCAAAAGCTAACCCTAATTCTTGATCCAAAAAACGAACGTTCTCTCCTTGCTCGCTGTCAAGCGGTTCCGATGAATCGTCGGTCGAGAAATCTATGGAATTCTCAAGCTCCTCGATTTCCTCCTTTTCCCGACAACCCACCCTAATTCCTTCAGACCTCGACCCCAAATTTCGATCGAAAGCATCAAAGTTCTCATCTTTCTCGCCACCAAGGGGAAAGGAAGATTCCTCGGAAGAGAAATCATCCAAAACACCCCGAGAAAACTCAAAAACACGTTCAGAATGCGAAGGATCAACACAATCAGATTCATCGGAAACACGCACCGTAGGGGTGCGATCGGCAGGGAGAGGGGTAGGCAACAGGGAGAAGTAGTCAGGGTTGATAGCACCGGCGAGGTCTAAGGGGTTAGCAGTCGGAGAAGAGGGGCGAAGGAGCTCCCAATCATGGAACTCGGTGGTGGAATCCGCCATGAccgaaagagagaaaaaaacacaGATGATGAGCAGTTGTTCAGAAAAGTGGGAAGTTTTGTAGCGCAAGAAGAAATGGGAAACTGGTAAAGTGGTTAagatagggttttttttttaaacttttttttagcaTATATCCCCCTGAAAAATCACATAATTTCCAGTGctattgtttgtttattttacttgtttgatattttttttttatttatatataaatttgcaaGAGAATtatgtatatacatgtataGATATAATTATGAATTAGATTTTTAGGATAAAGTGGACAAAATCAACAAACacgtttaaattttgttgagtATGTACTCTTgccttaactttttttatttaaagatactttttatttttcattaaaaaaataagttgataattatatatatatctacatgaGGTCGTGTTTTTCTACGAACGTTCGTGCACAGGGGCGTTGGATTGTGCATGCACAATACATCAACACAGTAGTATCCTAAACAGTGTCATTATTTCTCAAATTAGTACGTGATTTGGGcattattgtattatttatatataagatttattttattaaaattttgaaataatagtaatttttaaattaaaaaataaaatgtgaaaaaaagcGTACTGTATGGGATTTGAGCTTGGTGGATCAAAAGATCCGAAACCCTTATGAATAAAGCCATTAACTACTTTCAAGACACAGCATACTTGACACTTTCGTGATGTCAGAATATTcgatttttacataaaaattaagtatagaaaaatgcATTTACTAAAGTATTTTTCTACGCCGTAGGGGTTTTAATCCCTCAGCCCACTTGGTTTTCAGCCCCTACGCTCAACTATTCGACCTTTGAGCTCAACCCAACCATGATCAAGTCGAATTTAacttttctttaaattaaattgtaGTAGGTTGTGAGTAATAATTTAATCAGGAGCAGAAGATATTTTTGttcttaaaattaatattaaatttaaaaatttaaagtcaaTAAATCGAGAGGAGCTGAGATTTCCAAAATGCTACTTTGGCGGCAGTTTTGTCTTGTGTGGCTGCCGCCCTTGGTCCATTCAATGTGCGCATCAAATTCTTGCATACATTTGCTAAATAAACCCTCAACGTTTTggttattaattagttaattaattaattaaataattaataatagtaaaaattattaattgcaAAAAGGCATAAATATGAaatcataatacattaatacCTAGTTATTGACTTATGTTCTATTTTCGACAGTGTTTGACTAATAAAAGacaacatttatttttataaataaccaaaatagatttgtctatttaaataaaaaaaataaaaactaaagatttttatataaattttaatttaacttttcaGCCATAAAATCgtacaagggaaaaaaaattccaagtaaaaacacataaataaatatgattttttattattataagaacATATTAGTGATTATAGAATTTTACAGAATTATGCAAGCAATTTTCtataaccataaaaatattttataaaaaaaaatcaaaatgactATTTCATAGATGCAAGTTGGAATCTTGTATTTTGTATATAAGAAAATGAATATTTGCTAGAAATTGAAGGGaataagttttataaaaaaaatgcatatatttttctttttttaaaaaaatcatttgttttcctaaatttttcatattttcatacaTAAACCAAATGTGAACAAATGTAAACCTATCAAACTTTGGATATAAATATGCTTAGTGCTCCACCTActtaaattttgcatttatcttttattttttatttttatttattttttcttgccaACCCTATCAAGAATTAAATACCAACCAAACTTGGTAGGAAATGAATAACGTTCTTGTCCCAAAACTATTTAATTTGGTGGGTGAATATGAACTAGTTTTCTTTGATGATAATAAAGTTGTTACTAAACTAACTTCCCATGAGCTtgtacataataaaaatttacctATGAACAAATTATTCTAATTTCcacaaaatagaaaattaatttaataagcataaattaaaaaactttagaaagttttaaatgttaaaaaatgtatacataaataatatggataaaaaatatatatatatttttcatgtctCATAAGCcgattaaattaattaaagggTATAATTTTAAGAATTCCAATTTTCAAAACCAAGGAAAATGATAGACAGATGATGCCAAATTTGCCCATACAAATGATCATGGGACATTGAATAAACGCATCTCCCTAcctaaaatgttttattttttacatccataaaaaaaaaatgtgccctcatatctatatatatatatatatatatatatatatatatatatatataactttccAAATTGCATCattttgttaatataaaaaaaatacatctaaaCCTGTAgagtgaaaattttaattatgaaaccaaaaaattaaccaaagtTATGAATCAACGTAGAATGTTAGTTTGCCTTTCAACCAATGgagttatataaattattttagaatttagaTATATTCTATTTAAgcttttacttttaatatatttcagATAGAGTTAAATTTAAAagcttttatatttaaaattaattttttattaacaaaataaaaaagaaatccaaTTTTCATGTAGAACAGTTTACATTTATTTGCAAGAAGGAAAATCGatctttaatataaaaattaaactacacttgtataaaataaattatcgtaaactaatttatttatcaattatcattaataaaaccaaggaaaaatattaagatatagttttaaataatttataaataaaggaactaaaaaatatgataattaaactGTTGTAGAGATTTAAATTCATTGTCTACCACAGaaacataatttatttgaataattgttttaataaaaaaaataacatgacttATAAAAGTTCAGTtccttgttattatttatttattttggtaactatcttaattcaaaataaattcctATGCAACTATTTTACCTTTTCCATGCTTGCCAATTTATTGTCATGGTAAAAAAAAGCCTATTCAAGAGAGGAGAATGAACTACCAAAattttttacaaacaaaatatttacatatcttatttaatatttatatataataattgacCCTGCCAAATACCAATGCAAACATTAAACTTAAtagtgtatatttttttatatttagtcaTAAAAGTTTCTgaaaattattttggttttaggGAAGTTAATCAAGGAAAAGTCTAGATcgaattaattaataattatttaaaaaaaaaacaaagcttaAGGATCATTCAATTTTAGAAACCTAAAATTAATGTACTTTTAAATCAGTAGAAATTTCATgatattttatcatgttttcttatgatttttatttcacaagatttaattattaaatttatctttccaaaatttactaatttattgaatattatttgtaaataaaaataactcaataCTTTGAGTAATATAAAAAGTTTACTTAAACTATCAGGAGAAACCATGAGTCTCCTGCGAGGGCTTTGGGGAGATTCTGATGGCGGTGGCGTGGGCAGCGCAATGGTGGACTTCAAGCTTCTTCCAAGCAACTGCCAGAGGTTGCAGCGGGCGAGACGTTAGTGCAAAGTAAGCAAGTGTTAACATACGTGCAGGCGGCAAGCTCGTCTTCATCGGGGGTACTGTGTAGACGAGGAAGGGGATAGTAAGGGTTTCAGTGGCAATCCAGCAGCGCAAAGGAGGATGATAGGCACAAAAACGCCGAGGTCACCGAGGGATAACACTTGTGGGCGCTGCTTCTGGACCACTCACAAGACTGCCGATTGTCGCCATTAGGTTGTGTGCTTGCGGTGTTCGTGTGTGGGCCACATGGTGGCGAAATGCCCTGTAGAACCGAGAAGGAGTCCGCATCGTAAGAAGCTTCATGTTCGTTCGAAACGCATGGCCAAACCCCCGGGCTCTCCTGCAAACCTGGACAATAGAGCTCGGAGTCCGAAAGTGGAGGTGAAGAAGTCTCATGCTCGAAACAGGCCTACACTCTCGATTGGGTTGTCCCCGGACTCAGAGAAGTTGAGAGAGGAGCTAGCGAATGTTGCTGTGTTATCGCTGATTGTAGGTTTGGCCGTTGAGTCCAGCTTACTTGCGGTCATCCCTACAATCATCAACATGGATCTTGCTGGTCCGATCACACCACTAAATGATTGTGCCTTCTTGCTGCCGATGAAGAGTAGGGAGGAGGTAAGGGATATCTGCAGGTTGGGCATCTTTGCAGCGTCTACTAAGGAAGGCCCGTGTAAGCTTCAGGTTGCACCTTGGTCGGCAGAGATTGGCGTCGTTGGTCGCGCATCGGGAGATGGCCAGTGGGTTCATAT
It encodes:
- the LOC120276402 gene encoding ATG8-interacting protein 2-like yields the protein MADSTTEFHDWELLRPSSPTANPLDLAGAINPDYFSLLPTPLPADRTPTVRVSDESDCVDPSHSERVFEFSRGVLDDFSSEESSFPLGGEKDENFDAFDRNLGSRSEGIRVGCREKEEIEELENSIDFSTDDSSEPLDSEQGENVRFLDQELGLAFEGIGESCQVLDGVEGSEVKSEESRVEGEIKEIINVGNGEKKHEVWWKLPVELLKFYVLKMRPVWSVTIAAAIVGVVMVGRRLYRMKQRSRGVPLKVSLDDKKASLLMALAANLNDAFLVMKRAPIIRPSSQPGGLTPWPLLGL